The Pseudomonadota bacterium region CATGGCGTGCTCGGCGACCAGCAGCAGTGCGATGAGGGCGACACCGAGCATGTAGACGCTTCCACGCTCCAAGATCACCCCCACTGCGACGAGCGACGCAACCGTGACTACATGCAGCAGCGCGCTGAGCAGCAGTCCGCCTCGGATGCCAAAGCGACGCGGAATGGAATGGAGCTTTACGCCGATGTCGAAATCCCTGTCCTGGAGCGCATACAGAATGTCGAAGCCGGCGATCCAGGTGGCTACTCCCAGCACGAGCAACCAGGGTGCGGCGCTTTCGTCGAGGGGGCCTCCAACGGCGATCCAGGCGCCGCCCGGCGCGAACGCGACGGCAACGCCCAGGATCAAGTGGCAAGCCCAGGTGAACCGTTTCGTGTACGAGTAGCCGAGCACCAGAGCCAGGGCGAGCGGGCTCAGCAACAGCGGCAGCGTTCCCAGCAGCGCTGCTGCCCCCACGAACAGCGCGCAGGATACGGCCACGAGCGCCCGCACCGAAACCACGGAAAGGGCACCCGTGGCAAGCTCGCGCCGGGCGGTGCGCGGGTTCGCTGCGTCGTAGGCGCGATCCACGAGGCGGTTGAAGGCCATGGCCGCTGTGCGTGCCGCTGCTATGCAAAGCACGATCAGCACCAGCTTGCGCCACGTGACCTCGGTGAACGGTGCGGCGAGCACCACCGCCGCCAGGGCGAAGGGCAAGGCAAAGACGGTGTGACTGAGCTTGAGCAGCGAGGCGTAGCTGCGA contains the following coding sequences:
- the ubiA gene encoding putative 4-hydroxybenzoate polyprenyltransferase encodes the protein MLAIAYGPAPPDDPERFVLTELERPRKLLAGPPRRIAAVTAATSKATAKAPRMTTASTFRSYASLLKLSHTVFALPFALAAVVLAAPFTEVTWRKLVLIVLCIAAARTAAMAFNRLVDRAYDAANPRTARRELATGALSVVSVRALVAVSCALFVGAAALLGTLPLLLSPLALALVLGYSYTKRFTWACHLILGVAVAFAPGGAWIAVGGPLDESAAPWLLVLGVATWIAGFDILYALQDRDFDIGVKLHSIPRRFGIRGGLLLSALLHVVTVASLVAVGVILERGSVYMLGVALIALLLVAEHAM